Proteins from a genomic interval of Gossypium hirsutum isolate 1008001.06 chromosome A09, Gossypium_hirsutum_v2.1, whole genome shotgun sequence:
- the LOC107917322 gene encoding uncharacterized protein — protein sequence MGDNSGGRTQRALGRGANRQRRDIGSILSYVASTVFENFGISFESTTSEVTVLSPLGQFVRVSKLYRDVPLVVQWAIFSTNLMELPFREFDLILGMDWLVEHRVSLDCASKRVSLITDDDNFDQ from the exons ATGGGTGATAATAGTGGGGGTCGTACGCAAAGAGCACTAGGTAGAGGTGCTAATAGACAGAGGCGAG ACATAGGCTCAATTCTCTCCTATGTAGCGAGTACTGTATTTGAAAACTTCGGGATTTCTTTTGAGAGCACTACTAGTGAGGTTACTGTACTGAGTCCGTTGGGGCAGTTTGTTCGAGTTAGTAAACTCTATAGGGATGTTCCGTTAGTGGTGCAATGGGCtattttttcaacaaatttgATGGAACTTCCATTTAGGGAGTTTGacttaattctaggtatggattggttggttgaGCACCGAGTCAGCTTGGACTGCGCATCTAAAAGAGTCAGTTTGATAACTGATGATGATAATTTTGATCAATGA